Proteins encoded by one window of Ulvibacter sp. MAR_2010_11:
- the bshC gene encoding bacillithiol biosynthesis cysteine-adding enzyme BshC: MSVQTIPYSETGYFSNLICDYLAEKKELQPFYHRFPKLDNFMEQLQEKQKSFPQEQRNVLVERLKFQNREIEISEATQKNIAALSSSNTFTITTGHQLNLFTGPLYFLYKIISVINLSETLNKKHPKQHFVPIYWMATEDHDFDEINYFNLFGKKIKWNRKSSGAVGELSTEGLAEVAEVFKNTLGNSSNAKKLISLFTEAYVKHHNLADATRYLANVLFSEFGLVIIDGNDTTLKKVFIPFAEKELTENLSFKNVTQTTKELTQLGYNEQVHPREINLFYLKEGLRERIIEQGGRYYVNETDSSFSKEEIIAELNTHPERFSPNALLRPLYQEVNLPNLCYVGGGGELAYWFQLKDYFKSVAIPFPILLLRNSVLLLPENLSEKLKKLDVNIEALFLEQHELESAHTKKISEIKIDFSTELDFLEAHFRNLKLIALQTDKSFEGAVNAQEKKQINGLKNLEKRLLKAQKRKLSDQLNRLTAIQDELFPKQSLQERSLNFSEFYEPYGENLIKTLKENLNPLSNGFTVVRI; the protein is encoded by the coding sequence ATGTCTGTACAAACCATTCCGTATTCCGAAACCGGTTATTTTTCAAATTTGATTTGCGATTATCTTGCTGAAAAAAAAGAGTTACAACCATTTTATCACCGTTTTCCGAAGTTGGATAATTTTATGGAGCAGCTTCAGGAAAAACAAAAATCATTTCCACAGGAACAACGAAATGTGTTGGTGGAACGACTGAAATTTCAGAATAGAGAGATAGAAATTTCAGAAGCCACACAGAAAAATATCGCCGCCCTTTCTTCTTCTAATACCTTTACTATCACAACAGGGCATCAGCTTAATCTGTTTACCGGTCCGTTGTATTTTTTATACAAAATCATTTCGGTGATAAACCTTTCCGAAACTTTAAACAAAAAGCATCCCAAGCAGCATTTTGTTCCCATTTATTGGATGGCTACTGAAGATCACGACTTCGATGAAATTAATTATTTTAATCTCTTCGGAAAAAAAATTAAATGGAATAGAAAGAGTAGTGGCGCTGTAGGTGAGTTGTCTACTGAAGGTTTGGCTGAAGTTGCTGAAGTTTTTAAAAATACGTTGGGAAATAGTAGTAACGCCAAGAAATTAATTTCGTTATTTACCGAAGCCTACGTCAAACATCACAATTTGGCAGATGCGACGCGGTATTTGGCGAATGTGTTATTTTCAGAATTCGGACTTGTAATTATAGACGGAAATGATACAACACTTAAAAAAGTATTTATTCCTTTTGCTGAAAAGGAGTTAACTGAAAATTTATCCTTCAAGAACGTAACCCAAACCACAAAAGAACTTACACAGCTTGGATACAATGAACAGGTACATCCAAGAGAGATCAATCTGTTTTATTTAAAAGAAGGCCTTAGAGAGCGGATTATAGAACAAGGCGGTCGGTATTACGTAAATGAAACCGATAGCTCCTTTTCTAAGGAAGAAATTATAGCTGAACTCAATACACATCCCGAAAGATTCTCTCCCAACGCCTTGTTGCGACCCTTGTATCAGGAAGTAAATTTGCCCAATTTGTGTTATGTAGGCGGAGGTGGTGAATTGGCCTACTGGTTTCAGTTGAAAGATTATTTTAAATCGGTTGCCATTCCTTTTCCGATATTATTACTTCGGAATTCGGTTTTATTACTTCCCGAAAACCTTTCAGAAAAACTCAAGAAACTGGATGTTAACATCGAAGCCTTGTTTTTAGAGCAGCATGAGTTAGAGTCTGCGCATACTAAGAAAATTTCGGAAATTAAGATTGATTTTAGTACCGAACTTGATTTTTTAGAAGCGCATTTCAGAAATTTAAAGCTGATTGCCTTACAGACCGACAAATCGTTTGAAGGCGCTGTGAATGCCCAGGAAAAGAAACAAATTAACGGGTTGAAAAATCTGGAAAAGCGATTGCTAAAAGCACAAAAGCGCAAGTTGTCTGACCAGCTAAACAGGTTAACTGCAATTCAGGATGAATTATTTCCCAAACAGAGTCTTCAAGAACGCAGTTTAAATTTTTCGGAATTCTACGAACCCTACGGCGAAAACTTGATTAAAACCTTAAAAGAGAACCTGAATCCCCTGTCCAATGGTTTTACAGTGGTGAGGATTTAA
- a CDS encoding glutathione synthetase, with protein MKIAFIINDHATEKPNFTTPALGFAAYKREHEVFFIGVGELAYASDGHLSARCKTISGQIFKTQETYFKALQKEKFTRVSSKELDVLFLRNDPSDDINERNWAQNAAFIFGEIATRDNVLVLNHPNSLAGAINKMYFQHFPEILRPRTIISRDHQEIKEFFKEQKQKMILKPLQGSGGTNVFMMDKKNEHNLTQTIDAICRDGYVIAQEYLADAKDGDTRLFLMNGEPLKSADGKYAIMKRVNASGDIRSNIHAGGKPHPAKMTDKIMELAEIVRPKLVQDGMFLVGIDIVGDKLMEINVFSPGGLNVMGNMYKTDFSTEVIKSIEKKVHYSKTYENYLFNSRLATL; from the coding sequence ATGAAAATTGCATTTATAATAAACGACCATGCAACCGAAAAGCCTAATTTCACTACTCCGGCTTTGGGTTTTGCAGCCTACAAAAGGGAACATGAAGTATTTTTTATTGGGGTTGGCGAATTGGCCTATGCAAGTGATGGTCATCTTTCTGCTCGCTGTAAGACCATTAGCGGGCAGATCTTTAAAACACAGGAAACGTATTTTAAAGCGCTTCAGAAGGAAAAATTTACACGCGTATCTTCTAAAGAGCTTGATGTTCTATTTCTTCGAAATGATCCGTCGGACGATATAAACGAACGCAACTGGGCGCAGAATGCCGCTTTTATTTTTGGTGAAATCGCCACGCGAGATAATGTACTTGTGCTAAACCACCCGAATAGCTTGGCCGGAGCCATTAACAAGATGTATTTTCAGCATTTTCCTGAAATATTACGCCCCAGAACCATCATTTCCAGGGATCATCAGGAAATAAAAGAATTTTTTAAAGAGCAGAAACAAAAAATGATACTTAAACCCCTCCAGGGCTCAGGAGGAACGAATGTGTTTATGATGGACAAGAAAAACGAACACAACCTTACACAAACCATCGACGCGATTTGCAGGGATGGTTATGTAATTGCGCAGGAGTATTTAGCCGATGCCAAAGATGGGGATACCCGTCTCTTTTTAATGAATGGCGAGCCGTTGAAATCGGCCGACGGCAAATACGCCATCATGAAGCGGGTAAATGCCAGTGGAGACATTCGCAGTAATATTCATGCAGGCGGAAAACCACATCCTGCAAAAATGACCGATAAAATTATGGAGCTTGCCGAAATTGTACGCCCAAAACTGGTACAGGACGGGATGTTTTTGGTAGGAATCGATATTGTGGGAGATAAATTAATGGAAATCAATGTCTTCAGTCCTGGAGGGCTCAATGTCATGGGGAATATGTACAAAACCGATTTCTCAACTGAAGTCATAAAATCTATCGAGAAAAAAGTGCATTATAGCAAGACTTACGAAAACTACTTGTTTAACAGTAGATTGGCAACGTTGTGA
- a CDS encoding flavohemoglobin expression-modulating QEGLA motif protein: protein MIATDLLEQVCQNLESELPVNQLLPDGGILHIDKLLPYICVYRYKETDHLFSGLLKTQGSYLIVKDTYPVSDLLECLSTAISEKLNAFLIIEMWPVRKDHQAEFEISCPKSKAPATIKAFEDGINELRVIYPEISVTISDTHKRHPDHLEELLNMEESKESGGLIVGLAVPTIYERPEENEIFSLFYRKFVSRLSEIIKRAVYEFIRVQTSNPYDHYLMLGKTNLDKITLEADTTLAEISEKMSFLLRTTPVNSSKQWDIFKKNEFTKTPAFNYRLIALDPEQEKRKLYDIPIEKVDDPTLSFILRDKRLEIEKQLTMLEERGTENFRFIGESLYGAIEADVLFGAQALLEKFPQGDNPEKLERFNCYEFAERAQIELDYYQEKFPQLPLSLEIRKDVVGIMVSETKLLISDDLSMDVGRCDALIQHEVGTHILTYCNGKKQPIKQMYAGFAGYDQLQEGLAVLAEYLVDGLTVNRLRLLAGRVVAANAMVHNATFIETFRLLEQKHSFPEKTAYYITMRIYRGGGLTKDAVYLAGLIYLLQYLKDGGELEPLYTGKFNITHIQLIEELLHRNVIKPPVLPRFLERDSVKKRLENLRKGVKLTELLN, encoded by the coding sequence ATGATCGCAACCGACCTTTTAGAACAAGTTTGTCAGAATTTGGAGAGTGAACTGCCCGTTAACCAATTGTTACCGGACGGAGGAATCCTTCACATCGATAAATTATTACCCTATATATGTGTGTATCGTTATAAGGAAACCGATCATTTATTTTCGGGTTTACTAAAAACACAGGGCTCCTATTTAATAGTAAAGGACACATATCCTGTTTCAGACTTATTGGAATGTCTCTCTACTGCTATTTCAGAAAAATTAAACGCCTTTTTGATTATTGAAATGTGGCCGGTACGAAAAGACCATCAGGCGGAGTTCGAAATTTCCTGCCCAAAATCGAAAGCCCCGGCAACCATCAAGGCATTCGAAGATGGTATCAATGAGTTAAGAGTTATCTATCCCGAAATAAGTGTCACAATATCTGATACACACAAAAGACATCCCGATCATCTTGAAGAATTGCTAAACATGGAAGAATCTAAAGAATCGGGAGGCCTTATCGTAGGTCTCGCAGTTCCCACTATTTACGAACGTCCTGAAGAGAATGAAATTTTTTCACTTTTTTACAGAAAGTTTGTCTCCCGTCTTTCAGAAATAATTAAAAGAGCGGTATATGAATTTATTCGGGTTCAGACTTCAAATCCGTACGATCATTATCTCATGCTTGGGAAGACCAATCTCGATAAGATTACGCTTGAAGCAGACACGACGCTCGCAGAGATAAGTGAAAAGATGTCCTTTTTACTTCGAACCACTCCCGTAAACAGTTCGAAACAATGGGATATTTTTAAAAAGAACGAATTCACAAAAACTCCGGCATTTAACTACCGACTCATTGCGCTGGATCCCGAGCAGGAAAAACGAAAATTATACGATATCCCAATCGAAAAAGTGGACGACCCCACCCTGTCCTTTATTTTAAGGGACAAACGTCTGGAAATTGAAAAGCAACTCACCATGCTCGAAGAACGAGGTACCGAAAACTTCCGATTTATAGGTGAAAGCTTGTACGGCGCAATAGAAGCCGATGTGTTATTTGGCGCACAGGCACTGCTTGAAAAGTTTCCTCAGGGTGATAATCCGGAAAAGCTGGAACGGTTTAACTGCTATGAGTTTGCAGAGCGTGCTCAGATAGAATTGGATTATTATCAGGAAAAATTTCCTCAACTACCGCTGTCTCTCGAGATACGAAAGGACGTAGTTGGCATTATGGTTTCTGAAACTAAATTATTAATTAGTGACGATTTATCCATGGATGTTGGACGCTGTGACGCATTGATTCAGCATGAAGTGGGAACACATATTTTAACCTATTGTAACGGGAAAAAACAGCCGATTAAACAAATGTATGCCGGTTTTGCCGGGTATGACCAATTGCAGGAAGGTTTGGCTGTGTTAGCTGAATATCTCGTGGATGGTCTCACGGTCAACCGACTTCGATTACTGGCCGGACGAGTGGTAGCGGCCAATGCCATGGTCCACAATGCGACTTTTATTGAAACATTCCGTCTCCTTGAGCAAAAACATAGTTTCCCCGAAAAGACCGCATACTATATAACCATGCGTATCTATCGCGGTGGGGGTCTTACAAAAGACGCTGTGTATCTGGCAGGTCTCATATATCTGCTGCAATATTTAAAGGATGGAGGGGAATTGGAACCCCTGTATACGGGCAAATTCAATATAACGCATATTCAACTCATTGAGGAGTTACTGCATAGGAATGTAATAAAGCCTCCTGTATTGCCTCGATTTTTGGAGCGTGACAGTGTTAAAAAACGATTAGAAAATCTTAGAAAAGGTGTAAAACTTACCGAATTATTAAACTAG
- the guaA gene encoding glutamine-hydrolyzing GMP synthase: MQNNVLILDFGSQYTQLIARRVRELNIYCEIHPYHHIPENLEPFKAVILSGSPFSVRAEDAPHPDLSQIKGHKPLLAVCYGAQYLAHFNGGSVAPSNIREYGRAKLSTILNRNTLFAGIKEGTQVWMSHSDTIAKLPEKGVRLASTDDVANAAFFIEDEETYAIQFHPEVYHTTDGKQLLENFLVHIAGVAQTWTPAAFVDSTVQSLQDQLGKDKVVLGLSGGVDSTVAAILLNKAIGKNLYCIFVNNGLLRKDEFNSVLEQYKGMGLNVKGVDASARFLKALEGLSDPEEKRKAIGNSFIEVFDAEAHLLEDVDWLAQGTIYPDVIESVSVNGPSVTIKSHHNVGGLPDFMKLKVVEPLRMLFKDEVRRVGKEMGIDPELLGRHPFPGPGLAIRILGDITAEKVRILQEVDAIFINGLKKWDLYNKVWQAGAILLPVQSVGVMGDERTYEKVVALRAVESTDGMTADWVNLPYEFLQETSNNIINRVKGVNRVVYDISSKPPATIEWE; encoded by the coding sequence ATGCAAAACAACGTCCTAATTTTAGATTTTGGATCGCAGTATACGCAGCTTATTGCAAGGCGCGTTAGAGAGCTGAACATCTATTGCGAAATACATCCATATCACCATATTCCTGAGAATTTAGAACCTTTTAAAGCCGTAATTTTATCGGGGAGCCCGTTTTCGGTGCGCGCCGAGGATGCTCCGCATCCCGATCTTTCACAAATAAAAGGTCACAAACCGCTGTTGGCGGTTTGTTACGGCGCGCAGTATCTGGCACATTTTAATGGTGGTAGCGTAGCACCTTCAAATATTAGAGAATACGGCCGTGCGAAATTGTCTACAATCCTCAATAGAAATACGCTCTTTGCAGGGATTAAAGAAGGGACACAGGTATGGATGAGTCATAGTGACACCATCGCCAAACTTCCCGAAAAAGGAGTGCGCCTAGCTAGCACCGACGACGTTGCAAATGCTGCCTTCTTTATTGAAGACGAAGAAACCTATGCCATCCAATTTCACCCGGAAGTATATCATACAACCGATGGCAAACAACTGCTGGAAAATTTTCTGGTGCATATTGCAGGCGTCGCTCAAACCTGGACACCTGCCGCATTCGTGGACAGCACAGTACAATCGTTACAAGACCAACTGGGTAAAGACAAGGTCGTTCTTGGCCTGAGCGGTGGAGTAGATTCTACCGTAGCGGCGATTCTTTTAAATAAGGCAATCGGGAAAAATTTATACTGCATATTTGTAAACAACGGATTGCTCCGTAAAGACGAATTTAACAGTGTATTGGAACAATACAAAGGAATGGGTCTTAATGTAAAAGGAGTGGATGCTTCGGCACGTTTCTTGAAAGCCCTGGAAGGATTAAGTGATCCGGAGGAAAAACGGAAGGCTATTGGAAATTCCTTTATTGAAGTATTCGATGCCGAAGCGCATTTGCTGGAAGATGTGGATTGGTTGGCACAGGGAACTATTTATCCCGATGTTATCGAAAGTGTTTCCGTAAATGGTCCTTCGGTTACTATTAAATCACACCATAACGTGGGTGGTCTACCCGATTTTATGAAACTGAAAGTTGTGGAGCCCTTGCGAATGCTGTTTAAAGATGAGGTAAGACGTGTTGGAAAAGAAATGGGAATCGATCCCGAATTATTAGGAAGACACCCGTTTCCCGGTCCCGGACTTGCCATTCGAATTTTAGGCGATATCACCGCCGAAAAAGTTCGTATCTTACAAGAGGTAGATGCCATATTTATTAATGGTCTTAAGAAATGGGATTTGTACAACAAGGTGTGGCAGGCCGGAGCAATATTATTGCCGGTACAAAGTGTGGGAGTAATGGGTGACGAACGAACCTACGAAAAAGTAGTTGCGCTACGTGCGGTGGAATCCACAGATGGAATGACTGCAGATTGGGTAAATTTACCCTATGAATTTTTACAGGAAACCAGTAATAATATAATAAACAGGGTAAAAGGCGTTAATAGAGTAGTGTACGATATAAGTTCGAAGCCACCGGCCACAATTGAATGGGAATAA